One Nomascus leucogenys isolate Asia chromosome 22a, Asia_NLE_v1, whole genome shotgun sequence DNA segment encodes these proteins:
- the PPP1R10 gene encoding serine/threonine-protein phosphatase 1 regulatory subunit 10, with translation MGSGPIDPKELLKGLDSFLNRDGEVKSVDGISKIFSLMKEARKMVSRCTYLNILLQTRSPEILIKFIDVGGYKLLNNWLTYSKTTNNIPLLQQILLTLQHLPLTVDHLKQNNTAKLVKQLSKSSEDEELRKLASVLVSDWMAVIRSQSSTQPAEKDKKKRKDEGKSRTTLPERPLTEVKAETRAEEAPEKKREKPKSLRTTAPSHAKFRSTGLELETPSLVPVKKNASTVVVSDKYNLKPIPLKRQSNIAAPGDATPPAEKKYKPLNTTPNATKEIKVKIIPPQPMEGLGFLDALNSAPVPGIKIKKKKKVLSPTAAKPSPFEGKTNTEPSTAKPSSPEPAPPSEAMDTDRPGTPVPPVEVPELMDTASLEPGALDAKPVESPGDPNQLTRKGRKRKSVTWPEEGKLREYFYFELDETERVNVNKIKDFGEAAKREILSDRHAFETARRLSHDNMEEKVPWVCPRPLVLPSPLVTPGSNSQERYIQAEREKGILQELFLNKESPHEPDPEPYEPIPPKLIPLDEECSMDETPYVETLEPGGSGGSPDGAGGSKLPPVLANLMGSMGAGKGPQGPGGGGINVQEILTSIMGSPNSHPSEELLKQPDYSDKIKQMLVPHGLLGPGPIANGFPPGGPGGPKGMQHFPPGPGGPMPGPHGGPGGPVGPRLLGPPPPPRGGDPFWDGPGDPMRGGPMRGGPGPGPGPYHRGRGGRGGNEPPPPPPPFRGARGGRSGGGPPNGRGGPGGGMVGGGGHRPHEGPGGGMGNSSGHRPHEGPGGGMGGGGGHRPHEGPGGGISGGSGHRPHEGPGGGMGAGGGHRPHEGPGGSMGGSGGHRPHEGPGHGGPHGHRPHDVPGHRGHDHRGPPPHEHRGHDGPGHGGGGHRGHDGGHSHGGDMSNRPVCRHFMMKGNCRYENNCAFYHPGVNGPPLP, from the exons ATGGGTTCGGGTCCCATAGACCCCAAAGAACTTCTCAAGGGACTGGACAGCTTCCTTAACCGAGATGGGGAAGTCAAAAGTGTGGATGGGATTTCCAAAATCTTCAG TTTGATGAAGGAAGCACGAAAGATGGTGAGTCGATGCACTTACTTGAACATTCTCCTGCAGACCCGTTCACCAGAAATACTGATCAA GTTTATTGACGTTGGCGGCTACAAACTTCTTAACAATTGGCTGACGTATTCAAAGACAACCAACAACATTCCCCTCCTCCAGCAAATTCTACTGACCCTGCAGCACCTACCACTCACTGTAGACCATCTCAAGCAG AACAACACAGCTAAACTGGTGAAGCAGCTGAGCAAATCAAGTGAGGATGAAG AGCTCCGGAAATTGGCCTCAGTCCTTGTCAGCGATTGGATGGCTGTCATCCGCTCTCAGAGCAGTACCCAGCCCGCTG AGAAAGATAAGAAGAAACGTAAAGATGAGGGAAAAAGTCGAACTACCCTTCCTGAGCGACCTTTGACAGAGGTGAAGGCTGAGACCCGGGCTGAGGAGGCCCcagagaagaagagggagaagccCAAGTCTCTTCGCACCACAGCACCCAGTCATGCCAAGTTCCGTTCCACTG GACTAGAGCTGGAGACACCATCCTTGGTGCCTGTGAAGAAGAACGCCAGCACAGTGGTGGTTTCTGACAAGTACAACCTTAAACCCATCCCCCTCAAACGTCAGAG CAACATAGCTGCTCCAGGAGATGCTACTCCCCCTGCAGAGAAGAAATACAAGCCACTTAACACAACACCTAATGCCACCAAAGAGATCAAAGTGAAGATCATCCCACCACAAC CTATGGAGGGCCTGGGCTTTCTGGATGCTCTCAATTCAGCCCCTGTTCCAGGCATCAaaattaagaagaagaaaaaagtactgTCACCTACAGCTGCCAAG ccaagcCCCTTTGAAGGGAAAACGAACACAGAACCAAGCACAGCCAAACCTTCTTCCCCAGAACCAGCACCACCTTCTGAGGCAATGGACACAGACCGTCCAGGCACCCCGGTTCCCCCTGTTGAAGTCCCGGAGCTCATGGATACAG CCTCTTTGGAGCCAGGAGCTCTGGATGCCAAGCCAGTGGAGAGTCCTGGAGATCCTAACCAACTGACCCGGAAAGGCAGGAAGAGGAAAAGTGTGACATGGCCTGAGGAAGGCAAACTGAGagaatatttctattttgaattGGATGAAACTGAACGAG TAAATGTGAATAAGATCAAGGACTTTGGCGAGGCAGCTAAGCGAGAGATACTGTCAGACCGACATGCGTTTGAGACAGCGCGGCGTCTGAGCCATGATAACATGGAGGAGAAGGTGCCCTGGGTGTGCCCCCGGCCCCTGGTTCTGCCCTCACCTCTTGTCACCCCTGGAAGCAATAGTCAGGAGCGATATATCCAGGCTGAGCGGGAGAAGGGaatccttcaggagctcttcctGAACAAGGAGAG TCCTCATGAGCCTGATCCTGAGCCCTACGAGCCCATACCCCCTAAACTCATCCCCCTAGATGAG GAGTGTTCCATGGATGAGACTCCATATGTTGAGACCCTGGAACCTGGGGGGTCAGGTGGCTCACCTGACGGGGCAGGAGGCTCCAAGTTGCCTCCAGTTCTGGCCAATCTTATGGGAAGCATGGGTGCTGGAAAGGGCCCCCAaggccctggaggaggaggcattAATGTCCAGGAGATCCTCACCTCCATCATG GGTAGCCCAAACAGTCATCCTTCAGAGGAACTACTGAAACAACCAGACTATTCGGACAAGATCAAGCAGATGCTGG TGCCACATGGACTTCTAGGCCCTGGCCCAATAGCCAATGGTTTCCCACCAGGGGGTCCTGGGGGCCCCAAGGGCATGCAGCACTTTCCCCCTGGACCTGGGGGACCTATGCCAG GTCCCCATGGAGGCCCTGGTGGGCCAGTGGGTCCACGTCTTCTGGGTCCTCCACCACCTCCCCGGGGGGGTGATCCCTTCTGGGATGGCCCGGGCGACCCTATGCGGGGTGGCCCAATGCGGGGGGGTCCAGGACCAGGTCCTGGACCATACCATAGAGGCCGAGGTGGCCGAGGAGGAAAcgaacctcctcctcctcctcctccgttCCGAGGCGCCCGAGGAGGTCGCTCTGGAGGAGGACCCCCAAATGGACGAGGGGGCCCTGGTGGGGGCATGGTTGGAGGTGGTGGGCATCGTCCCCATGAAGGCCCTGGTGGGGGCATGGGCAACAGCAGTGGACATCGTCCTCACGAAGGCCCTGGCGGTGGcatgggtgggggtggaggacaTCGTCCCCACGAAGGCCCTGGCGGTGGCATCAGTGGTGGCAGTGGCCATCGTCCCCATGAAGGCCCTGGTGGAGGAATGGGTGCTGGTGGTGGACATCGCCCCCACGAAGGCCCTGGTGGAAGCATGGGTGGAAGTGGTGGACATCGTCCCCATGAAGGCCCTGGACACGGGGGGCCCCATGGCCACCGGCCTCATGATGTCCCTGGTCACCGAGGCCATGACCATCGAGGGCCACCTCCTCATGAGCACCGTGGCCATGATGGTCCTGGCCACGGGGGAGGGGGTCACCGAGGGCACGATGGAGGCCACAGCCATGGAGGAG ACATGTCAAACCGCCCTGTCTGCCGACATTTCATGATGAAGGGCAATTGCCGCTATGAGAACAACTGTGCCTTCTACCACCCGGGTGTCAATGGGCCCCCCCTGCCCTAG